TCCGGAATGCTGTGGAATATCACGATTATCCTTTATTAATTGAGTTACATATTTACCTCGAATTGCCTTTGTCCACTTCTCTGCTCGCTCAGTAAGTTGATAATCATCGGTCATTAATCGGCCCCTCATAATTAAAATGCCCATATCGGCACCTTCGTATAAAGAATCATCGGTCCTTGC
This portion of the Flavobacteriales bacterium genome encodes:
- a CDS encoding biotin carboxylase, whose product is ARTDDSLYEGADMGILIMRGRLMTDDYQLTERAEKWTKAIRGKYVTQLIKDNRDIPQHSGMLAK